In the genome of Ziziphus jujuba cultivar Dongzao chromosome 10, ASM3175591v1, the window TTCTTAATATCATATCACTACCTTGGACTTCAGCAAAAACTGGATCAGCTATTTGAACATTTTTAAAcaatatgttaaaaattatacatttacTCCCATgtgttagttttaaattttgattgattttaacGTAAAATAACTGAAAACAAGAAGAAATGTTTTCCTAGTTCCAGGACAGGATTTTAGTGTTCTAGTCCTTTCAATCCAAAACAGATGGAAAGTTTGCAATGCATAAATGTTACCCTGTCATAACAATAACctccattttaattatttgactAGGCAGGTCACCTCTCCAAAGTTCAATATAGAAAAGACACAAGCTCTAAGTGGATTGCCTATAAAGTATAGACCAATTTATCAAGTACTCTCCTACTTTCATACTCATCAACACCCAGAAATACCATTTTTGAGCCATTAGCCAATACAAATTATGCTTGACAATCACATGTCTGCTAACTGAGGTCATGTACCACAGGCCAAGCCTTTAAGCCCAAAATGGATATGAAGCAACCAAGAAAAGGTCAATTTTTGTTGGTATACTCACAAGCTCCTCCCAAGCATCCTTCACTTCTTCTTTTGCATAAGCAAAACCATATCCAGGTAAATCAACCAAGGAGAGCTTTGATCCCAGGTTGAAGAAATTAATAGTCTGCAGAAGATCAAAAGGCTATCATAAAACATAAGGAAGAAATACTGAAATCAGAGTTTGTAAGAAAGTTCCAATACCTGGGTAAGACCAGGTTTGTCTGATGTCCGTACAACACCCCACTGTCTGGTAAGAGCATTAAGTAATGATGACTTTCCGACATTCGACCTTCCTAAAAAGGGGCAGAGAATGTAAAAAATTATCTCATTTCAGAAGGCCAGATCTGGATTATGGTATAAAAGAATAGAGCTTCTTCTAAAACCTACAAATTAAGTAAGCAATGGAAACGAATAGATttagaaattaatattataatcatTTCACGTTGTCAAGAGCATAGAATGCGCAGTGTATTACAGGCAAATAAAGGATATTTCATGTCAAATAAACAGAAAGATAAAGAAAGGTAAATCAAAGATTATTCCCTTGATTTAATAGCTAATATTTCCAACATAACCATTCCTAAAAGACCAGCCTATGTAAAACTGAGAGCATAATGTGCTAAATTTCTATGGTAATTGACTGCATAAAGGTAGTAATATTTCTTGTGAGTTGCGTGTAATTAATTTCGTAATAATCGATAAGCAAAcatgcaaaaaaattaaatttctaaatcAAATCAGAAATGAGATGGATAAAATTTGGGGAAGAAAACAGtcagagaaaataaaaagtttttgaataaaacaaatcaaacataaacaaaggtaaaaatttaagaaatccACCTGCAAATGCAATTTCGGGTAGATCAGGTGGTGGAAATGAAGAAGAAACCTTTGCAGCAGCAAAAAATGTCAATTTATTCCTGAATACCTGAGCATAACAGTTAGCACTGTCACTGATTTTAAACAACAAAGAAATGGGCACCTTAAGCAGATAAACTTGGAGCTTATTAACTATTATTAAGCAAAGAGCTAAATTGTAAGGATAACATACATTTTCTTCAATTCGCTCTCTTTCTGTGCTTGTGGAGAAGGGAATATTATCCAATGGGGCAGAAAGTTCAGTGTTATAGCCTGCCCTCCGCAGTTCAATCAATCGCCTACGACCCAACAACTGTAACTCAAATCATCAAAAATATAACAcaataattgaaataataaaacgtTTTAGCCTAACcatcaaaagaattaaaataaaaaataaaaaaagagttcaAACATTAGAAGAcactaaaatataaattacgTTGTCTTCCACAAAGGAAAGGATTGAGGGACTGGGTTGTATTGCACGAAATTGTGCATTCTTTGACATGTCAACCTTTTGCTCcaaatctttcttcttttcttttgcgcTTTCTGGAGAACAAGTTAAAAAAGCTCtaagaaaaagataaacaaCAAAAGGGACgtatgtatattataaaagaGGAAGATAATTACATTATGCAAGCTTATACAGTTTATACTTCTGAAATCATAGGAAAGCAACAATCCATAGTGGCTCAAGCTTATACTATCACTACTACAAAGCATCATCAAAAAGAACTtccaacaaagaaaaatcagtAATACAAAAGGGAACTTTTCCAGAATGTTTAATAAGGTTCAAACTTTTGATTTCcatgataattaaaaatcaagAAACATAAAAGGTAGCATGTAAAGCATATACAATAACATTGGGGGAGGATAAAACTCACCATCATCATTGATGTCATCATTTAGCCGTTTATTTGAGATATCATATGGATCTATCCGAATCACCCGCTTTCTCTTCTTTGGTTTCTCACCTGATGCCTCCAAATCTTCTTCTGCACTTCTTCTATCTCGAACTTTTTTCTTTGCAGAATTCAGGAGAGATACACCAGGTGATTTTTTCTCACTAGGATCCAAACCCTGACTTGAGCCCAAGTTACTCCTGTCATACTTCTTTGACAAACCAGCATAAGATACTTGTGCACTTTTCACCAGGTTCTTAACTTTACAAGAAGAACGTTTACTTTCAGAAGTATTATCCTCTAACATACCAGAAGTCCACATTGAGCGAGATGATACATTGCTGTG includes:
- the LOC107411523 gene encoding uncharacterized protein LOC107411523; amino-acid sequence: MSADALRYKLNKKLKIGASRSNNLDDGNKKAQSAFGEREYGGKNLKLCVKDKKINTGQEGSQGMIDAKKKPRPWSSHGARKRIYADQESSREIVSYGNAKAPIRKALSRTRQNQVKDDFVKANHSNVSSRSMWTSGMLEDNTSESKRSSCKVKNLVKSAQVSYAGLSKKYDRSNLGSSQGLDPSEKKSPGVSLLNSAKKKVRDRRSAEEDLEASGEKPKKRKRVIRIDPYDISNKRLNDDINDDESAKEKKKDLEQKVDMSKNAQFRAIQPSPSILSFVEDNLLGRRRLIELRRAGYNTELSAPLDNIPFSTSTERERIEENVFRNKLTFFAAAKVSSSFPPPDLPEIAFAGRSNVGKSSLLNALTRQWGVVRTSDKPGLTQTINFFNLGSKLSLVDLPGYGFAYAKEEVKDAWEELVKEYVSTRVGLKRVCLLIDTKWGMKPRDHELINLMERAQTKYQIVLTKTDMVFPIDLARHAMRIEESLKAHKSVVQPVMMVSSKSGAGIRCLRTVLSKIARFAKL